From one Sulfuricurvum sp. genomic stretch:
- a CDS encoding ankyrin repeat domain-containing protein: MIKQIFILLFVMTSYMHGADILTLVSLLDRNDTATFESQIQSLQDANSVREDNNKTILMYASWVGNMDAVKYLVEKGADVTAQDIGGATALHLAIWKGYTPIALYLLEKGASGHIMSKDGLTPLDIAGMRGNKEVSSAIEKATLKLKPLL; this comes from the coding sequence ATGATAAAACAAATATTCATTCTTCTCTTTGTAATGACAAGTTATATGCATGGTGCAGACATTTTAACATTAGTCAGTCTTCTTGATCGAAATGACACTGCAACATTTGAATCCCAAATACAGTCACTTCAAGATGCTAATTCAGTTCGGGAAGATAATAACAAAACCATTTTGATGTATGCAAGCTGGGTTGGCAATATGGATGCAGTCAAGTATCTTGTCGAGAAAGGTGCAGATGTTACTGCACAAGATATAGGTGGAGCTACGGCTTTGCATCTGGCCATATGGAAAGGATATACACCGATTGCTTTATACTTATTAGAAAAAGGTGCATCAGGACATATTATGAGCAAAGATGGATTAACTCCATTGGATATCGCAGGGATGCGGGGAAACAAAGAGGTTTCATCTGCTATTGAAAAAGCTACACTGAAATTAAAACCGCTTTTATAG
- a CDS encoding ferritin-like domain-containing protein, which produces MGKRGISLLRGIEAQTVYDLLNKAYCDEWLAYYQYFIEAKVVKGLMKDAAIVELTQHAADELRHATMVCDRIIQLGGTPILHPSEWLTNSNCGYDAPTEPDVRKVLEQAIKGEQCAIGVYSNILDITREKDTITYDLVSQILADEVGHEEDLQALFDDIEEFIEQFKK; this is translated from the coding sequence ATGGGTAAAAGAGGTATTTCACTTCTTCGCGGGATCGAAGCACAAACAGTTTATGATCTTCTTAATAAAGCATATTGTGATGAGTGGCTTGCCTATTATCAATACTTCATTGAAGCCAAAGTGGTTAAAGGACTCATGAAAGATGCCGCCATTGTAGAACTTACGCAACATGCAGCCGATGAACTCCGTCATGCTACAATGGTTTGTGACCGCATTATACAGCTTGGAGGTACTCCGATTCTTCACCCTTCTGAGTGGCTTACGAACAGTAACTGCGGATATGATGCTCCTACCGAACCAGATGTACGCAAGGTATTGGAACAAGCAATCAAAGGAGAACAGTGCGCTATTGGTGTTTATTCTAATATTCTTGATATTACACGTGAAAAAGATACAATCACCTACGATCTTGTTTCACAAATCTTGGCGGATGAAGTGGGACACGAAGAAGATCTACAGGCTTTGTTCGATGATATCGAAGAGTTTATTGAACAATTTAAGAAATAA